A genomic segment from Phragmites australis chromosome 6, lpPhrAust1.1, whole genome shotgun sequence encodes:
- the LOC133922872 gene encoding uncharacterized protein LOC133922872: protein MTDAPTSSGDSAPPPPPPAQPESGSISSMVASSASSAAAAVVDFTRWAETFGTEKADAAKAALGAATTLATSSASAAASASSTAAFSAYAAASDLTLVAKEELEWVKKEYSAHEQMVFGKIKEGVIMAITDPGIAVGSATLAGIVLFKRPRSYLIQRVRRMFVSKETLLSGIQAEVNHMRQTVNLVSNESQKLMDRAATAEKRFQKGWNTLREEGRTIQHELNQISDIEKQAVGLKGILDQLPRAHASEFRSEISGLASQVKKEKRVLNLALSKIVNYGVPI from the exons ATGACCGACGCGCCCACCAGCTCCGGCGACTCGGCGCCGCCGCCCCCACCGCCAGCGCAGCCGGAGAGCGGCTCCATCTCCTCCATGGTcgcctcctctgcctcctccgCTGCAGCCGCAGTCGTGGACTTCACCCGCTGGGCCGAGACCTTCGGCACCGAGAAGGCCGACGCCGCCAAGGCTGCCCTaggcgccgccaccaccttAGCCACCTCATCTGCCTCCGCGGCGGCTTCTGCTTCTTCCACGGCCGCGTTCTCCGCCTACGCGGCCGCGTCCGACCTCACCCTTGTCGCGAAG GAGGAGTTGGAATGGGTAAAGAAGGAGTACTCCGCTCATGAGCAGATGGTGTTTGGCAAGATCAAAG AGGGTGTCATCATGGCGATAACTGATCCAGGCATTGCTGTAGGCTCCGCGACCCTTGCAGGGATTGTGCTATTCAAAA GGCCAAGGAGCTACTTAATCCAACGAGTGCGACGCATGTTTGTAAGCAAGGAG ACCCTACTTTCTGGGATTCAAGCAGAAGTGAATCACATGCGGCAAACTGTCAATCTTGTGTCCAATGAAAGCCAAAAACTGATG GATAGAGCAGCAACTGCAGAAAAGAGATTTCAGAAAGGATGGAATACACTCAG GGAAGAAGGGCGTACCATTCAACATGAGTTGAACCAGATTAGTGATATTGAAAAACAAGCAGTAG GTCTCAAGGGCATTCTTGATCAGCTTCCCAGAGCGCATGCATCTGAATTTCGATCGGAG ATATCTGGCTTAGCTTCTCAGGTTAAGAAGGAGAAGCGAGTGCTTAACTTAGCGCTGTCGAAGATCGTGAATTACGGTGTCCCTATCTGA